A section of the Leptotrichia sp. HSP-342 genome encodes:
- a CDS encoding 2-hydroxyacid dehydrogenase — MKIVVFDAKPYDIEFFDKWNEKFGADITYFEEKLSLKNVMLTKYQDVVCTFVNDDLNAKVLNILAKNGVRVIAARCAGYNNIDLKAARENRITVLRVPAYSPFAVAEHALALLMTVNRKTHKAYNRTREGNFSLAGLTGIDLHGKTAGIIGTGKIARIFIKILNGLGMNVIAYDLYPNEQAAKEENFTYATLDEVLEKADVLSLHCPLTPQTRHIINAESLAKVKKGVIIINSARGGLIETEALLDAVKSKQVGGVGLDVYENESSYFFDDKSSQVLEDDVLARLLSFNNVVLTSHQAFLTNEALDNIAEATFNNILSYVKEETLQNEVWYDEENDKIVEGVRVQK; from the coding sequence ATGAAAATTGTAGTCTTCGATGCAAAACCTTATGATATTGAATTTTTCGACAAATGGAACGAAAAATTTGGAGCAGATATTACATATTTTGAAGAAAAATTAAGCTTAAAAAATGTGATGCTTACGAAATACCAAGATGTTGTCTGTACTTTCGTAAATGATGACTTAAATGCAAAAGTATTAAATATACTTGCAAAAAACGGTGTAAGAGTTATTGCCGCAAGATGTGCTGGTTATAACAATATCGATTTAAAGGCTGCCCGTGAAAACAGAATTACTGTTTTAAGAGTACCTGCTTACTCACCATTTGCTGTGGCTGAACATGCTTTAGCATTACTTATGACTGTAAATAGAAAAACACATAAAGCATATAATAGAACTCGTGAAGGAAACTTCAGTCTTGCTGGATTAACTGGTATTGACTTGCATGGTAAAACTGCTGGAATTATCGGTACTGGAAAAATCGCAAGAATTTTTATAAAAATCTTAAATGGACTTGGAATGAATGTAATTGCATACGATTTATATCCAAATGAACAAGCTGCAAAAGAAGAAAACTTTACTTACGCAACTTTGGATGAGGTGCTTGAAAAAGCTGATGTTCTTTCACTTCATTGCCCATTAACACCGCAAACTAGACATATTATCAATGCCGAAAGCCTTGCAAAAGTTAAAAAAGGAGTTATTATTATAAACTCTGCACGTGGTGGATTAATTGAGACAGAAGCCTTGCTTGACGCTGTAAAATCTAAACAAGTTGGTGGAGTTGGACTTGACGTTTATGAAAATGAATCAAGCTACTTCTTTGACGACAAATCTAGCCAAGTATTAGAAGACGATGTTTTAGCAAGATTATTATCATTCAACAATGTAGTATTGACATCTCACCAAGCATTCTTAACAAATGAAGCATTAGATAACATTGCCGAAGCTACATTTAACAACATTTTATCTTATGTAAAAGAAGAAACTTTACAAAATGAAGTTTGGTACGATGAAGAAAATGATAAAATCGTTGAAGGTGTCAGAGTTCAAAAATAA
- a CDS encoding HD domain-containing protein, whose protein sequence is MFKVNKVNDELYGEYYVDDVIYEIINTKIFKRLKNIYQSGGGYLVNELWNVNRHEHSIGTMILSLKFNGNIEEQIKALLHDISHTAFSHVIDYILKNENEDYHEKIQEDFLNDEELLSILRKYNLNIKRIMSKNYSFLDNELPKLSFDRIDYTLRDLFRQKRISHKDVREIVNNLAVYQNKLCFNSLEIGKWFQKLYFQEVVEYFQDLLNMYINTMLCNLLTSALNEEIIQLQDFNFTDEYIIKKINSSSKKKELEDIINKKKFDEFLLLKEKIKVKKRYIDPYIFVNNEIKRISEIK, encoded by the coding sequence ATGTTTAAGGTTAATAAGGTTAATGATGAACTATATGGAGAATACTATGTAGATGATGTTATTTATGAAATAATAAATACAAAAATTTTTAAAAGATTAAAAAATATCTATCAATCTGGTGGTGGATATTTGGTTAATGAATTATGGAATGTAAATAGACACGAACATTCAATAGGAACAATGATATTATCTTTAAAATTTAATGGAAATATTGAAGAACAAATAAAAGCACTTTTACATGATATTTCACATACAGCTTTTTCCCATGTAATTGATTATATTTTAAAAAACGAAAATGAAGATTATCACGAAAAAATTCAAGAAGATTTTTTAAATGACGAAGAGTTGTTAAGTATTTTACGAAAATATAATTTGAATATAAAAAGAATAATGTCAAAAAATTATAGTTTTTTAGATAATGAATTGCCTAAATTGTCATTTGACAGAATAGACTATACTTTAAGGGATTTGTTTAGGCAGAAAAGAATTTCACATAAAGACGTAAGGGAAATAGTTAATAATCTAGCGGTATATCAAAATAAATTATGCTTTAATTCTTTAGAAATTGGAAAATGGTTTCAGAAATTATATTTTCAGGAAGTGGTAGAGTATTTTCAAGATCTGTTAAATATGTATATAAACACGATGTTATGCAATTTACTGACTTCAGCTTTGAATGAAGAAATTATTCAGCTTCAGGATTTTAATTTTACAGATGAATATATAATAAAAAAAATAAATTCTTCGTCCAAAAAGAAAGAATTGGAAGATATAATAAATAAGAAAAAATTTGATGAATTTTTATTATTGAAAGAAAAAATAAAAGTAAAAAAAAGATATATAGATCCTTATATATTCGTAAATAACGAAATAAAAAGGATCTCTGAAATTAAATAA
- a CDS encoding DNA-3-methyladenine glycosylase I, whose translation MKKTRCPWAKSENDIVYHDTEWGVPSHDDNYLFEMLILEGFQAGLSWNLILNKRENFRKAFDNFDYKKIAKYDETKLAELAQNDGIVRNKLKIAASVKNALAFMEVQKEFGSFDKYIWNFTDNKQIINNWKEISEAPATTELSDKISKDLKKRGFKFVGSTIVYSFLQAIGIVDDHLISCPYKKSAK comes from the coding sequence ATGAAAAAAACTAGATGTCCATGGGCAAAATCTGAAAATGACATTGTCTATCATGATACTGAATGGGGAGTGCCTTCCCACGATGATAATTATCTTTTTGAAATGCTAATATTGGAAGGCTTTCAGGCAGGACTTAGCTGGAATCTTATTTTGAATAAAAGAGAAAATTTTAGAAAGGCTTTTGATAATTTTGATTATAAAAAAATTGCAAAATATGATGAAACTAAGTTGGCTGAACTGGCTCAAAATGATGGAATTGTGAGAAATAAATTAAAAATAGCCGCTTCTGTTAAAAACGCCCTTGCATTTATGGAAGTACAAAAGGAATTTGGCTCATTTGACAAGTACATTTGGAATTTTACAGATAACAAGCAAATTATTAATAACTGGAAAGAGATATCAGAAGCACCTGCTACTACAGAATTATCTGATAAAATCAGCAAAGATTTGAAAAAACGTGGCTTTAAATTTGTTGGCTCTACAATCGTTTATTCTTTCTTACAGGCAATCGGAATAGTTGATGACCACTTAATCAGTTGTCCTTATAAAAAGTCAGCTAAATAA
- the rnmV gene encoding ribonuclease M5, whose translation MKKEPNKQKEKLKINEIIVVEGRDDITAIKRVVDAHIIALNGFSALSKKTINKMIELSKTNDLILFTDPDFAGKKIRDTLKRYIPNIKHAFVSQKDATKNDNIGVENANDKVILEALKNVITSSQNIEDRFNISDLIDNGFVSGSNAKERRIMLGDILKIGYYNAKQLLKALNSFNISKEQFEEAVEEINKTV comes from the coding sequence ATGAAAAAAGAGCCAAATAAACAAAAAGAAAAACTAAAAATAAATGAAATTATAGTGGTTGAAGGGCGAGATGACATAACAGCCATAAAACGAGTTGTAGATGCCCATATTATCGCCTTAAACGGCTTCTCCGCATTATCTAAAAAAACGATAAATAAAATGATTGAATTGTCAAAAACTAATGATTTAATTTTATTTACAGATCCTGATTTTGCAGGAAAAAAAATTCGTGATACATTAAAAAGATATATTCCAAACATAAAACATGCTTTTGTAAGTCAGAAAGATGCAACTAAAAATGATAATATAGGAGTTGAAAATGCCAATGACAAAGTAATTTTAGAGGCTTTGAAAAATGTTATTACATCTAGTCAAAATATTGAAGATAGATTTAATATTAGTGACTTGATTGATAATGGATTTGTTTCTGGAAGCAATGCAAAGGAACGCAGGATAATGCTCGGAGATATTTTAAAAATTGGATATTACAATGCAAAACAGCTTTTAAAGGCTCTTAATTCGTTTAATATTTCAAAAGAACAGTTTGAGGAAGCTGTTGAAGAGATAAATAAGACTGTGTAG
- the prfB gene encoding peptide chain release factor 2 (programmed frameshift), which produces MDLFEIKKQNEINEINIEEIRRHLDIENLKNEIDDLEKKTFEADFWNSENSQEILKTISAKKKLLEEYEKLNGIFEDVSTIIEFIEMGDNSFENELEQKAQDLTNEIDNFKTKLLLDEEYDMNNAILTINSGAGGTEACDWAEMLYRMYDRWANRHDFKVEILDSLAGEEAGIKSVTLNIKGNYAYGYLKGEKGVHRLVRISPFDSNARRHTSFAAVNVTPEIEDDVEIDIRTEDLKIDTYRASGAGGQHVNTTDSAVRITHIPTNTVITCQNERSQLKNRETAMKILKSKLFELELEKREKEMAELKGTESKIEWGSQIRSYVFQPYKMVKDHRTKAEEGNVEKVMDGDIDLFINEYLKYAKSMFKI; this is translated from the exons ATGGATTTATTTGAAATAAAAAAACAAAATGAAATAAATGAAATTAACATTGAAGAAATTAGGAGGCATCTT GACATTGAAAATTTAAAAAATGAAATTGATGACTTGGAAAAAAAGACATTTGAAGCAGATTTCTGGAACAGTGAGAACAGTCAGGAAATATTAAAGACTATTAGTGCAAAGAAAAAGTTGCTTGAAGAATACGAGAAATTAAATGGGATTTTTGAAGATGTTTCCACTATTATTGAGTTTATTGAGATGGGGGACAATTCGTTTGAAAATGAACTTGAACAGAAGGCACAAGATTTGACAAATGAAATTGATAATTTTAAGACAAAATTACTTCTAGATGAGGAATACGACATGAATAATGCGATTCTTACAATAAATTCAGGGGCTGGTGGAACTGAAGCTTGTGACTGGGCTGAAATGCTTTACAGAATGTATGACAGATGGGCAAATCGGCATGATTTCAAAGTTGAAATCCTTGACAGCCTTGCTGGAGAAGAAGCTGGGATAAAGAGTGTAACATTAAATATAAAAGGGAATTATGCTTATGGATATTTAAAAGGGGAAAAAGGCGTTCACAGGCTTGTCAGAATTTCTCCATTTGACTCTAATGCCAGGCGGCATACTTCATTTGCCGCAGTAAATGTTACGCCAGAAATAGAAGATGATGTTGAAATTGATATTCGTACAGAGGACTTGAAAATTGATACTTACAGGGCAAGTGGCGCAGGCGGACAGCACGTAAACACAACAGACTCAGCCGTTAGAATCACTCATATTCCTACAAACACAGTAATTACATGCCAAAATGAACGTTCACAGCTAAAAAACCGTGAAACTGCAATGAAAATATTAAAATCAAAATTATTCGAGCTGGAACTAGAAAAGCGTGAGAAGGAAATGGCAGAATTAAAGGGAACAGAATCAAAAATCGAATGGGGAAGTCAAATCCGTTCGTATGTCTTCCAGCCTTATAAAATGGTAAAAGATCACAGAACAAAGGCAGAAGAAGGAAATGTGGAAAAAGTTATGGATGGAGACATTGACTTATTTATAAACGAATATTTAAAATATGCTAAATCCATGTTTAAAATTTAA
- a CDS encoding saccharopine dehydrogenase family protein, with protein MGKKALVIGAGGVSNVVCHKCAQNSEVFSSIMIASRTKAKCDEIKERIEKSKYAGRIEIQTAKVDANNVSELVALINEYKPDIVINVALPYQDLTIMDACLETKTDYLDTANYEPLDTAKFEYKWQWAYKEKFEKAGITAILGSGFDPGVTGVFSAYAQKHYFDEINYIDILDANAGDHGYPFATNFNPEINIREVTANGSYWEDGKWVETEPMEIKRVYNFPQIGEKDMYLLHHEELESLAVNIKGIKRIRFFMTFGQSYLTHLKVLENVGMTSIEPIEFEGKKIVPLQFLTAVLPDPASLGPRTKGKTNIGNIFRGKKDGVEKTYYVYNVCDHEECYKEVSSQAISYTTGVPAMIGAAMVLTGEWKKPGVFNVEEMDPDPFMEALNKFGLPWVEDFNPTLVD; from the coding sequence ATGGGAAAAAAAGCATTAGTAATCGGAGCTGGAGGAGTGTCAAATGTAGTGTGTCACAAATGTGCACAAAATTCAGAAGTATTTAGTTCAATTATGATAGCTAGCCGTACAAAGGCAAAATGCGATGAAATCAAGGAAAGAATTGAAAAAAGTAAATATGCTGGAAGAATTGAGATTCAGACTGCAAAGGTGGATGCAAATAATGTGTCTGAGTTAGTGGCATTGATTAATGAATATAAGCCTGATATTGTGATAAATGTGGCTTTACCATATCAAGATTTGACAATTATGGATGCTTGTCTTGAAACTAAGACTGATTATTTGGATACAGCAAATTATGAGCCTTTGGACACAGCTAAATTTGAGTATAAATGGCAATGGGCGTATAAGGAAAAATTTGAAAAGGCTGGGATTACTGCTATTTTAGGAAGTGGATTTGATCCAGGTGTTACTGGAGTATTTTCGGCATATGCACAAAAGCATTATTTTGATGAAATAAATTACATTGACATTCTTGATGCAAATGCAGGAGATCACGGTTACCCTTTTGCAACAAACTTTAATCCAGAAATTAATATTAGGGAAGTTACAGCTAATGGAAGTTACTGGGAAGATGGAAAATGGGTGGAAACAGAGCCAATGGAAATTAAAAGAGTTTACAATTTCCCTCAAATTGGCGAAAAGGATATGTACTTATTGCACCACGAAGAATTAGAATCGCTTGCAGTTAATATTAAAGGTATTAAAAGAATTAGATTCTTTATGACTTTTGGACAAAGTTACCTGACTCATTTAAAAGTACTTGAAAATGTTGGGATGACTTCAATTGAGCCAATAGAATTTGAAGGAAAGAAAATTGTTCCGTTACAATTTTTGACAGCTGTGTTGCCTGATCCGGCTTCGCTTGGGCCTAGAACAAAAGGTAAGACAAACATCGGAAATATTTTTAGAGGTAAAAAAGATGGTGTAGAAAAAACTTATTACGTATACAATGTTTGCGATCATGAGGAATGTTACAAAGAAGTTAGTTCACAAGCTATTTCTTACACAACAGGAGTACCTGCAATGATAGGAGCTGCAATGGTACTTACTGGTGAATGGAAAAAGCCAGGAGTATTTAACGTAGAAGAAATGGATCCAGATCCATTTATGGAAGCATTAAATAAATTTGGACTACCTTGGGTTGAAGACTTTAATCCAACGTTAGTTGACTAA